aatgaaactggaccaccttttAACACCATAcattaaaatgaactaaaaacgaaataaatacctaaatttaagacctgaaaccatggaattcctagaggaaaacataggcagtagtttctttgacatcagccttagaaacattttttctaaatatatctcctcaagcaagggaaacaaaagcaaaattacaccaaaataaaaacttttgcacagtgaaggaaagcaTCAACAAAACGATAAAGTAACATACTgaatagaatatatttgcaaataacatatgtgataaggtgttaatatccaaaatatatgaagaactcatacaaatcaacaccaaaaaagccaactgattaaaaaatgagaaactgaatcagcatttttccaaagaagacatataaatggccaacagacacatgaaaagatgttcaacatcactaatcatcaagaaaaCTCAAATTGAAATAGCAACGTGCTATCACCTTACACCTATCAAAATGGCtaacatcaaaaagacaagaaataacaagtgttggcaagaatgtggagaaaaaggaatcctcatgcactgttgataggaatgcaaactggtgcagccactgtggaaaatactatggaggttcctcaaagatttaaaaaatagaaataccatatgatctagtaattccactactgcatatttgcccaaagaaaacagaaaccactaatttgaaaagatgtatgcatccctatatttattgtggtattatttaaaatagccaaaatatggaagcaataCGAgggtccatcaatagatgaaaggCTAAAGATCtggtatatatctatatacatatgaGAAAATTAGCCATAAAAGtttgagatcttgccatttgtgcaacatggataaacctagagagtattatgctaagtgaaataagtgagacatagaaagacaaataccgtatgatttcactaatatgtgaaatctaaaaaacaaaacaacaaacaaacaaaaagcagaaatagacccaaaaaTACAGGGAATAAACTAATGGTTGCCACGAGGGAGGAAAGATGTAGGGATGGGCAAAAttggtgaaggggagtgggggttACAGGTTtacagttatggaatgaataaaaggtattttaaaaggaattaataaaaagtgataaaaggtacagcataaggaatatagtcaatggtataaTAGCATATGATGACACATGGTAGCTATACTTGGggtaagcatagcataacatatagacttgtcgaatcactatattacacacctgaaactaatgcaacattttgtgtcaactatatttcaattaaaaaaaacaaatagacaaatttAATTTTGGATTCAAGTGTGACAAATAAGTTATATTATCAAATTAAACAATTGAGTGCAAAAGCTGTAAGAATAGTTTTAAGAAGATGCTCATTGTTGTTATGGGTTGATTATGTTCCCCCTCCCCAAAATACATTGAAGTCCTCACCCTCAGTATGCAGAAAGTGaccctatttggaaatagggtcattgaagattagttaaaatgaggtcatactctAGTAGGGTGAGCCCTTAATCCACTATGAGTGGCACCTTGGTAAGAGAAGAGAACATCTTGAaaacacagacatgcacagagaaaAAACAATGTCAAAACACAGAGTAACAGACAGCCATGCACCTGGAGTGAcgtgtctacaagccaaggaacaccaaggatctCCAGAAAACACTAGAAgctagaagaggaaaggaaagattcTTCCTTAGAGCTATCAGAGAGAGCATCGCCATATTcaatcttgattttggacttctagtttCCAGAATGGTCagacaacaaatttctgttgttttaagccacttcaaaaaaaaataaacaatatgtcACATAAGCAAAAACACTTGAGCAGCACTGCTTTACATGAGATGCAATTATATGCCCTAGGAATAAAATGAGAGCACAAGTGTCAATCTATATTATTAGATATtatcaaaatggaatttattgCTTACAGTTCAATTAACCCTAAACCCTTCTGACACCCTAACATTTTATCCAGAACCCCTCAGAGGTTCTAGTGATTTGTACTCTACCCCGTAGACTGCTATCCAGAGGACTCATGGGGACTTGAGTGGTGGTAGCACTATGAAGTCTATAATTGACATAGAAGAAATGTGAACTAATTCCTTTTGCTCTTCCCACAGCAAACCTGGAGTGttcaaaaatgagagaaaaggggGTGTCTGGAAATGTTCTACAAAGGAGCAGGGTCCTCAAGCCAACATgaatgaaaagagaatgaaatcacGCTGGCTTCCAGGGCATCATTCTCATGGACACAGCTGCTGATATGCCTGGACATGTGCCATGTTTGGGGGTTGAGGTCTTACGGAGGTTAAACAGCAGAGGAACTGCATTCTCTCATAAACATGTTTTATCCATAAGATGCATTCTCCGCTTACATGGTTGACAGTGTCAGTGTCAGGCTGAAGCAAATCACTGTTTGTATTCCCTGAGAGACAAACGGTGAAATGACCAGTCTTCCTTCTTTGCAGTTCATTAAATGAGGCACAGTTGGGAGTCTTCACATCTTTCACCTGTTAAGTCTCTCCATGTTGGATTGTGTCATATTAGATCTTAAAATCAAAATGCTAACCCTGTTAAACTTACTCTAGGTCATGCCACAATGGATGACATTCATCATGTTTTCTCTGTCATGTTCTCATTGCTCTTCATTTTTGCCTGCTTTTGTTcatgctgtttcttatattcataACTCTTAAGGAGGCACAAGGCTCACCTTTGTCCTTTACTCCAATTAAGAATATATTAAGAGCTAGGGGAATCCACGAATCATTTCCGTAACTCAACTATTTACACTATTCTagcttcttctctacatttattttCCCCTAGAAGGTTCCtgatataaaatttctagaaaagaaaaataataatagaagcaGACAGTGATGTCTGTACTAATAGAACTTCCTGCAAAAATGTTCTACTCTGCTATGTCCAAAGTAGATATCACTGGCCACAAATAGtttttgagcacttaaaatgtggccaatgccacgttttgttttgtttttttacttgtaatgaaatttaaatagTGACTACTATAAGAGTGGCTACTATACTGGATAAAATGGACTTTAATAGTGTTATACAGTGTTCCAGCTTAGACTTATATAGTATTTACCATGTGCCATGCACTGCTTTAAGAACTTTACAAATACTAATACACTTGCTTAATCTTCCAATGACCCTGTAAGGTAAGTAATATTGTTCCCTTTCATCTCACAGAAAATTAAACTGAAACACAAAAGGTTCAGTAGCTGGCAGAAAATATCATAGCCAATAAGTAGCAGAGACAGGATTTGGACCTTGTACTCTGCTTCCAGAGTCTACATTTGTAACCATACGCTAccctatcaggaaaaaaaaaagtgacagaaataGTATCTATTTTAATAGTGTCCATTTTCTCCTTCATCTGACACATTTTCTGATCTAATTTTCCAGACTTAATATATAAGCAACTTTCAACCAAAATGGTTCATGAATGACTTATTTTCCTCTTCCACTATTGTTAATGTTTGGTAATCATAAAGTtcctttctttggaaaacagaaggCATTGTCACACTCTGCAGTGGGTCTAAGGATTAAAAACTCAAGGTAATAGAGCCATTCTGTAATGAGCTCCTTCTACCAGTTTTGAAGCATCCAATATCCACAGACTCTCTAAAgcaaggttatttattttttaaattaatccaaACTGGAACTAAATTTTGCTTACTGATTCTTGACAAAGGAAGTCGATGTTCATTTCTCATGTTCACCAACTTAGAAGCAATTAGTAGGAAGGAAGCAAAGTCCTCTAACACTTTTCAGTTGGGAGTACACATGTAAAACAGTCTTAAAATCCTCCAGGAGCACATCAAGGGTCACCCACAGGCAAAATATTTCTCAGaaagatctctctttttttttaattcatttgagagagacagagagagagagcacaagaagggggaagggtcagaaggagagggaaaagcatactccccgctgagcagggagcccaatgtgggctcgatcccaggacctcaggatcatgaccggagtagaaggcagacgctcaacccactgagccacccaagcaccccagaaagagctcttttttttatttaaacaattaaaCTGCTTGGTAAAATGATTGCATCATAGTTTTGGTGATTAATACTCATTTACAGAAATCAGCATTTACTTTATTCATTTCTGAAATTAAGGTAAAATTCCATTTGGTTTCAACAAACATCTATAAATGCAAGTATCTTTCCTCTTAAAAATCTACCTTGACTCTATCTAATCAAAATCACCATTTAACTAGATGCATGCCCTAAGCTCATTTTAAACTTGTATCTATTGCAAAAAACTTGAGGGGCATATTTAGAGAGAAGGTAACAAGTTATTAAAGCAATAAGAGTATCAACTCATTATTTAGTTCTGATTATGTGCCAATGCTGTACTGCACTTTGTCAAGCACTTGTATTTTATCAGAGTTAATATTTAGAACAAACTGCGAGGTTGGCATTTTCATCTACATTTTACGGATAAGAGAACTAAACCTCAGAGGTAAACTTGCTTTAAGTTACGCAGGGAGTAGGTAAAGAAATAGCTGTAGCTTGTACTGTAACCTAGATTAGCTTCCAAATTTCATACCTAAGCACAAATTCTTTCAGAATCAAAactagaagtttctttttttaattgaaatggcATAAACGGAAAACCATGACATTAgaaataattctgttttcttctgcgACAactactgtttttattattcacttggtattttctttaatttatttacacCCTGCACTACTCCAAGAATTAAGGTACTTTATACAGGTGAAGATAACAcaagataaaataaatcaaaatatggtaaaaagaaaataaaaacaagaaaaagagcaTAAAACAGGCCACAAATTGTACTCAAAGATTCCTAGCAGCCACATGTGGAAAGAAAACCTCATCAGTTAACATACACATTTCACAATGTCTATGAGATAAAAGTTATTTCAGCACTAAAACCACCTAACAGCCTCTCGGTGGACTCACAAAAAGCACTGTGTGAATATGACGAATAAAGCCTCTGGCCAAATCCTCACATGGACAGTGTGACAATTTTCCTAGGGctctttttcatgtttctctctATCCATGCATGACAGAAAAGGGCAATAAATTCAATTCTGCAGTAGGGCCAAAGTAATGTGGTGATGTGTCCTCATTCAGCATTGCACAAATATCACTGttaccccttccctctgcctgtttccGTGGCAGTGTTGAGCACCGTGCTGGGGGTGCATGTATACTTATCATGGACAACCTTGTGCTGTGAGCTATCTGCTCCCATGTGCGTGCCACATATTCGGAGCTAGAGGGCAAGCTCTTTGAAGGCAGCAATCATGTCTAACTctgatctttccacagttttcaCAAGTTATtactcaataaatctttgttaaCTGACAGACATAAAAGTTATTCCCAAATTGTGGCACATGTAACATAGAAGTACATGAGAGGATTTAACATGATACATAGATAGAGCATTAAATAATATTAagtcagtttttttattttattttattatgttatgttaaccaccatacattacatcattagtttttgatgtagtgttccatgatttgttgtttgcatataacatccagtgctccatgcaatatgtgccctccttaatacccatcaccaggctaatccatccccccaccccctcccctctaaaaccctcagtttgtttttcagagtccatagtctctcatggttcgtctccccctctaatttccccccttcatttttcccttcctactatcttcttttttttttaacatataatgtattatttgtttcagggatacaggtctgtgattcatcagtcttacacaattcacagcgctcaccatagtacataccctccccaatgtctatcactcagccaccccatccctcccaccccccaccactctggaAACCCTCTATGAaaagtcagttttaaaaaataaaaactcccccCTTCCCAAATCTCCTTAATGCTTTTAGTATCCTATTTGTAAAGGCGATTGGTCATCAACTTATAGATACTCATTTTCAGTTTATCAACACTATCACTAAAAGAGTATCAAACACAGTTGTTCTCCTCTGTACATCAGCTGTTATACTTTAAACCAAACTAGATGATATATAAGGTGATATAGAATAATGATATATAAAAGATCACTAGTTTCTACTACATCTTCATTCATAAACACAATTGCTTCATACACAGTGCTCTCATTTTACTTTCCAAAAATAAGATAATGAGTCAAAAGCTATAAGTGCCGGTAAACAATTACCTGAACTCAGTGGAAAGAGACTCACAGCAGTTCTTTCTAGGACCACCTGGTGCTAACAACCTCTCAGGGAGTCAAGAAGCATCATACTGAAGAcaattcagcttttctttttgcCCAAGAACAAGCAACATATGGATTGAATGCAATCCCTCACCACAGCCAGATGAAAGATAGCTCACTGATCCTGTTCCATCTCCATGAGAAACCATCTCCATGAGAAACCATCTCCATGAGAAACCATCTCCACGAGAAACCATCTCCAGGAGAGAGTAACAGAGGACCAAGGTTAGATGGctccctttcattcttctcttGTTGCCTCAACCCAATCCACTTCCTGTCATGACTGAGCAATTTCAGTTTCATCTGATGCATGCTATACTATATCAGAAATAAATTGCTCAATTGGATAGGTCAACTTGCTGTTGTTATTGCTACCCTAGGAGCACAAAGAAAGTCTAATGTGATGCACAGCTCAGAAGTTTAACCATAGTTgtctaaaaactttaaaaaaacctaattcttttgagggttgctggagtggtaggggttgggagggatggggtggctgggtgatagacattggggagggtatgcgctatggtgagtgctgtgaattgtgtaagactgttgaatcacagacctgtacccctgaaacaaataatacgttatatgttaaaaaaaaaaaaaaagaagaagaagatagcaggaggggaagaatgaaggggggaaatcagagggggagacgaaccatgagagactatggattctgagaaacaaactgagggttctagaggggagggggtggggggatgggttagcctggtgatgggtattaaaaagggcatgttctgcatggagcactggatgttatatgcaaacaatgaatcatggaacactatatcaaaaactaatgatgtaatgtatggtgattaacgtaacataaaaaaaaaaaaaaaaagcctaagtcTTTACATCTATCCCCAGACATGGGTCAAGTACAGCCTTGCAGAAATCATATGGGGTCAGAGCACAGTGTAGTGGTTATGTTGCTTTCCAGTTACTCCATTAATGACTACTGAGAATAGAGGAAGGCATGTAGCCCAAAATTATATTCTTGCCAAGTAGTCCTAGTCACTGTACTCACAGCTGGTTAAAGACAACCTgtctagggggcacctggctggctcaatcagaggCTATGACTCTTGACTTCATggttgttgagttcaagccccatgttgggaaaGAAGCCTAGTttacaacaacagcaacaacaaaaatataaccTGTCTGGAACCTCCCTAAACGGagtaaaccattaaaaaaaattatataatactaTGCAATTAGAAAGTGACTAGGAATTCTATGTTGAAAATGTCAGAAAATCATTAGAAAGTTATAAAATTATGTGTCTTCATCATATATCTATTCTCTAGGCTTGGAGTCAGATATGGAGAGAGGCATGAAGGGCAGGAACGTGTATTATGGCATTTAGTTTGAGTCGGTGCAAAGCACGTGAAAAGTTACAtaataaaattccatttgaaaACTTCCATGAGATAAAATCATTTCGGCTAGGTTTTACACTCCCTTGATCACAGCTCAGAGTCTATGAAGTCATTTCCATTCAGCCACTCACTCAGGCATTCAATCTACAAATTTTTCAGTGAAATGCTACAGCTAAAAGCATTAAGCCTTTCAATCAGACCATCTGAATTTGTATCCTAGCCAGACAATTACTACCTATGTGTCCTTAGGCTAtttaacctctctctctctctctctcttcatctgtaaattgaggATAATCATAGTACACTTATTATCAAGatgttatgaaaataaaaagagaaatataaattcttagCAAGTACTGTCCACAGAGTTAAATGCTCAACATATATTGGTCATTGTTATtccacaaatatatattgagcagCTTTCAGATATAAGGCACTATGAGCTAGCTATAAGATAATCCAGAGgtgaaaaaaggacaaaatttttcatcagaaagtttggaatctaattttttaaaaaaagatatggaaaaaacaaaaaattacaacaGGCTGACCATAGttggtgttgttttttaaaatacaagtaagTTATATATCAGCAGAAAAGAAGATTACTTCCAGAAAAAGATCACAGAAGGACTTCTGAATAAATTCCCTCATTAGCAGAGACatgaaagatgaataagatctgTAAATCTGTAGTTTAGCATCTGGGGTGAAGCATTCTAAGTATAATACATATCGTGAGGTCTTCCAGGTGAGAAAAGTGAATCTAGACTAGAGAGGACCTTGAATGCCAAGCTAAGAAGTATGAAATGTACTTGTTTCCAATAAAAACACATTGAAGGTTTTtgaacagaagagggagaggatgagaATTGTATTTTAGGAAGATGAATGGAACAGTAGAATCTTGAACATAGCATAATGAAAAGACCAGCCATTGGCTAATGTCTTTGTACCTTTGAGAGGCAAGTTGAACCTAAATAACCCAGTCAGGGAACAGGATgtaaaaggaggagagaaaagcaaaagaaatttataaatcttCACACATTCACAACTCAGTGTCCCAACAAGATGTCTTAAAGCTTCCAACTTATCAATCAAGCATGAAAAAAAGTTATGTCAAGATTTTCAGGTTAGTAACAGGTGTCTCTTCCTTATTTAGACCATTCGATAGTGATCAAATTCTGACATGAACAAGGGGTGCCCATACAGTTGTAGCTGCACTGTTAGTCACCGAAAAGCTAAAGACAGAAAAAGGTGTTAAGAACAAGCGAGGTAGGTAAAGACAAATGTCTAGGAAAAACATAATAATTAGCAAACCAAAGAACCCAAATTAGAATTCTCCATTACTTTCTCTCTAGAGGAAGTTACTAAATTTTGAATGTCACAGATAACATTGAGAGTCTAATGCAACTAGAAAAAAGTATACACTCAAAATTGTTAGGGAGAGTTGCAGTCTCCCACGAATGTTCAGCATCCATGCTTAGCATGAACGATTGCCATCTTTATGTCCATTGACCCAAGGTTAAGATTAtctactgcaaaaaaaaaaaagctgaattctATGAAGATTAATTGAACCACTTTCCAGTTGTGATATACATTAATTAAATTCCTCTAATAGGCAAATATGGctttatacttaaaatatttagtgcAGCACATAAGtgaaaatgatcaaaataaaCATCATGTTTTACAGAACACATAGGCTTCTCTAAATCATTGTATCTCTCTTTATAGAGCACTGAAGAGAAAGAGTATCCAAATTAATGGACACATAATGACTGGAATATAgataactttaaagaaaaatataaaaacctctATCCTTCTTCTATATCAAGCTTACCAAGTCTAACTTCATATGATTGATTTATGTGCAAGTAGTCTTTAAGAAATTTGAGACAGGCCCCCGCACCGGTCTCCGGCAGCCAGAGGTAGGTGGTAGGTGGGCCGGGTCTTGCCGCCTGCGGTCCCCGGCCTCGCCCGCTCGCGTTCCGCTGCAGACCCACGATGCAGTACCAGACGTGGGAGGAGTTCAGTCGCGCGGCCGAGAAACTCTACCTCGCCGACCCTATGAAGGCCCGTGTGGTTCTCAAATATAGGCATTCTGATGGGAGTTTGTGTATTAAAGTAACAGATGATTTAGTTTGTTTGGTGTATAGAACAGACCAAGCCCAAGACGTAAAGAAGATTGAGAAATTCCACAGTCAACTAATGCGACTTATGGTAGCCAAGGAATCCCGCAGTGTTGCCATGGAAACGGACTAAATGGTTTGAATTGAAGATCTGTCCTGTTCTTAGGAAGCAAATCTCTTTTGAATCTGAAAAAGTGTTGGGAAAGAAAATAGTTTATGTAACTAAGTCGGCTCTTCAGAAGTGGGGAGATCCTTTTTTGTACTTTGTGTTTTAATGTTTACTTTAAAGAGCTAGGAATGTAAATGCTTTCAGGTAGaaaacctttatttttgaaaattgaacAAATGCATCTATGTTGGGAAACCTTTTGCAGGTTGATATGGGGcaaaatatgtaattattctATGGTAAGTTTGTATCAGTAATTTGAAAAAGGcaattcttccttaaatttaGTTAAtctgtctttaaaagaaaattagatgtAACCATTTTGCCAGATTGATATATTTCTTTTGGAGCATAAAATTTGTGCTGTTGCTGACCAACAAACATAAAATATGGTAACTGGAATTGCCTGTGCACAGCAGTGTGCCTGACTATGTATAATATAGTAGTGTAGTCTCAGTTATTTCTAATAATCATGGAAACAAGTATGCTTTACTTTAcctaaaactttccaaatttaaactatttttgaaTGTAAGGGATTTGTAGTATCATTAGCTTGTTGAGCAGAGACTTGCTTTGAATCTCGTTTTCAGTGCTCAGAAACCAGCTGCGGTTACTTTAAGTGCATGAACAGAATGATCACTAGTGGCCTGAGGCCACCATATTACACAGGTATTTGCCACAGATTTCCCCTCTGTCTTTTCTCAGGAGGGCTAAAGATTATTCAGACTGTTAAATCTTCACATATGTCTGTGCCACCCCTGCCCGTTTCTCTCTGTATTTAACCAAGGTGTTAAGCGTGACTGTCACAACTGTTATGTTTTCCTTTAGGCCAGAGGGATATCATTGGATATTTATCATATTATTGTAACCTGAATTTTACCACCTAAATGTAATGTTCACATGTTGCTacctacattaaaatattttttggttaggaaaaaaagaaaaaagaaaaatttgagacATAAGTCAgactttatttcagaaataaattttctttcataattttgtcTGCCTGTTTCCAATACTGTTATACTGATTGTAGCCaccttaaataataaatatgcaaattatTTAAGCAAAACATTGAGCCAGTTAACAATAATTTAGACATTTTAAGCAAATATAATTCCTCAAGTCTAAAAATTTATGCTTAAGCACATGGGCTTTGAATTTAAACTGTATGAGTTTGAATCCTAGTGCCATCCCTTCACAGCCATGGActctgggcaagttccttaacctctctatgcttcatttcttcattttaaaatggaggaCAATAATAGTACCTTCCTCATAAGGTTGTTAAGAATTAAGGGATGTAGGAAAGCCAGGTAGGAAACACTATGTAAGtgtttgttgtcattgttgctATGATTGTGGTTGTTGTGTAGTAGGAAAAGCCAAGTCTGGTACAAAACAATACTCGCTATCCAAATAACATGGCTTTGTTGTTCTTATGATCTACAGCGTGGAACAATGTTAAGAAGCTCAAGGTCAATGGCTGTGTCCAGTTACTTCCTGTGGTTTTACTTCTTggataagaacaaagaaaaatgaaaacaatatcaCTTCAGATGACACTTGAGGATTTTTGGAAATTTTCCCACACAGTTTCAGACCTGGCTGTGGGAGACCTTGATTTTCTGTTGGGGAAGACCTTCTGTCTTCcagaaaatatatgttaaaaaaaattttagagaagTTATA
The sequence above is a segment of the Zalophus californianus isolate mZalCal1 chromosome 2, mZalCal1.pri.v2, whole genome shotgun sequence genome. Coding sequences within it:
- the LOC113925058 gene encoding signal recognition particle 9 kDa protein-like, giving the protein MQYQTWEEFSRAAEKLYLADPMKARVVLKYRHSDGSLCIKVTDDLVCLVYRTDQAQDVKKIEKFHSQLMRLMVAKESRSVAMETD